The nucleotide sequence GACTGCCCGAAAGCGGCTACATGCGGGCGAAGATGGTGCAGGAGCGCACGATCGCCAACTCCGGCCTGCCGTACACGGTCGTGCGCGCCACGCAGTTCTGCGAGTTCACCGAGGCGATCACCGGCTCGCTGCGCGCCGGCGACGAGTTCCGCGTCCCCGACGCCCGCATCAAACCGGTGGCGGCCGCGGACGTCGCCGCGGAGGTGGCCCGCGCGGCGACCGCCGAACCCCTCGGCGGCACCATCGACGTGGGCGGCCCGGACACGATCTCCTTCGCCGACATGGCGCGGGCCGTGCTGGCTGCCCAGGGCTCCGAGGCCGCCGTCGTCGTCGATCCGTCGGCGACGTACTTCGGAACGCCGGTCGATGCCGACAGCCTGGTCACCGGCCCCGGCGCGACCCTCGCGCCCACCCGCTTCGCCGACTGGCTCGCGCACCGATGAGCACCTGCGACGCGCTTCGGCGCGCCATGACCGTCGTGCAATCCGTCACGCCACCGCACCTGCCGCCGGATGCCGAGGTGATGACCGTGATCATCGAGTGGCCCCCCGGATCCTCCGGC is from Mycolicibacterium grossiae and encodes:
- a CDS encoding SDR family oxidoreductase codes for the protein MTEHRRIVVFGATGLIGARVVELLTEAGHVVVGASRRSGADVVTGAGLDDAAAGAEVLVDVTNSPSFDDEPVLAFFTASSTNLVAAAKAAGVRHYVALSIVGVDGLPESGYMRAKMVQERTIANSGLPYTVVRATQFCEFTEAITGSLRAGDEFRVPDARIKPVAAADVAAEVARAATAEPLGGTIDVGGPDTISFADMARAVLAAQGSEAAVVVDPSATYFGTPVDADSLVTGPGATLAPTRFADWLAHR